A part of Nitrososphaerales archaeon genomic DNA contains:
- a CDS encoding 30S ribosomal protein S12 has protein sequence MGKSPNGEFAARKLVLKRKHFLWSNKYYKRRMLQLDKKADPLEGAPQARGIVLEKVGVESKQPNSAVRKCVRVQLVKNGKQITCFLPGDGALNYVDEHDEVMIEGIGGSMGRTMGDLPGVRWKVFKVNGVSLKELVYGRKEKPRR, from the coding sequence TTGGGAAAGTCACCGAACGGCGAATTCGCAGCTAGGAAGCTGGTCCTCAAGCGTAAGCACTTCCTTTGGTCTAATAAGTATTACAAGAGGAGAATGTTACAATTAGATAAAAAGGCCGATCCACTGGAAGGTGCCCCCCAAGCTAGGGGTATAGTCTTAGAAAAAGTGGGTGTAGAGTCGAAGCAGCCGAACTCTGCCGTACGTAAATGTGTGAGGGTTCAATTGGTGAAGAATGGCAAACAGATTACCTGCTTCCTTCCGGGTGATGGTGCTTTGAATTACGTAGATGAACATGATGAAGTGATGATTGAGGGTATCGGTGGTTCTATGGGTAGGACGATGGGTGATCTACCGGGAGTTAGGTGGAAGGTCTTCAAAGTTAATGGTGTATCTTTGAAGGAATTGGTATATGGTAGAAAGGAGAAGCCGAGAAGGTAA
- a CDS encoding 30S ribosomal protein S7, which translates to MSKAPNFKLFRKWDFSEVTVSDPGLKRVISLKPIIIPWSGGRHEHRRFAKAEVNIVERLVNSLMHFGKKFAKNTGRMGGKKQRACNIVKTAFEIIHLKTGGNPIQYLVKAIENAAPNEDTTRIAYGGIVYHVAVDVSPLRRVDLALRFISEGVRESTFSTPKSVEEALADEIILAANNDTNSYAIRKKNEQERIALASR; encoded by the coding sequence ATGTCTAAAGCGCCAAACTTCAAACTCTTTAGAAAGTGGGACTTTAGCGAGGTTACGGTATCGGATCCTGGGTTAAAGAGAGTTATCTCTCTAAAACCGATCATAATCCCTTGGAGCGGTGGTCGCCATGAACATAGAAGATTTGCTAAAGCAGAAGTGAATATAGTGGAGCGATTAGTTAACTCCCTCATGCATTTTGGGAAGAAGTTCGCAAAGAATACTGGTAGGATGGGTGGAAAGAAGCAAAGAGCGTGTAATATCGTGAAGACCGCTTTCGAAATCATTCACCTAAAGACTGGTGGCAACCCTATTCAATACTTGGTGAAAGCGATCGAAAATGCTGCACCCAATGAAGATACGACACGTATAGCCTACGGTGGTATAGTGTATCATGTTGCGGTAGATGTCTCACCCTTAAGGCGTGTCGACCTTGCTTTGAGATTTATATCGGAAGGTGTAAGAGAGAGTACCTTTTCCACACCGAAGAGTGTTGAAGAGGCCCTGGCCGATGAAATAATCTTAGCCGCCAATAACGATACAAATAGTTACGCGATTCGAAAGAAGAATGAGCAAGAACGCATCGCTTTAGCATCGCGATAA
- a CDS encoding DNA-directed RNA polymerase subunit H: protein MVENNEEVKTRIKIMDHIYVPKHILLSPEEAQEVLKKYNARPEQFPYILDIDPVVRELGAKPGDLIKIIRKSQTAGETVYYRYVVKG, encoded by the coding sequence ATGGTAGAGAATAATGAAGAAGTTAAAACTCGAATAAAGATTATGGACCACATATATGTACCTAAGCATATATTGTTAAGCCCTGAGGAGGCGCAAGAAGTTTTGAAGAAGTACAATGCAAGGCCCGAGCAATTCCCCTACATACTCGATATCGATCCAGTAGTTAGAGAATTGGGTGCGAAGCCGGGCGATTTGATAAAGATCATTCGAAAGAGCCAGACCGCTGGAGAAACTGTATATTATCGGTATGTGGTGAAGGGATGA